The following coding sequences lie in one Sphingobium sp. KCTC 72723 genomic window:
- a CDS encoding TonB-dependent receptor, translating into MTKTIFATGTAFAALCSAFITPAFAQDVAPAQQPAEAGEAQGDIIVTGSTRAQRRFDVSYAINTISNEDVEKIAPVNFADLIGQLPGFQTEITGGEVQNIYRIRGLPNDGGFVSFQQDGLPLFHENDGVFFRGDAILKQDLMTDHVEVVRGGPAPVYASYSGAIINAITVTGSDTPRGKAQLTLGDTGLYRLDAYQAGPLGKNTYYAIGGFMRLHDGYRDNGFPNDKGGQIRANIKHDLDNGSIKLSLNYVNDHNVFYLPIPIADPRNPAVSLNPYIDFFEGTMNSPALRNVNLKYRDGAGVIQNQTSDLSDGRHMQMINIGAQYEADFDGWLVSAKAGYTQGQLDFTAFYSTTNPADATSFANGYLARATTAFGAVSRFAYVLAGTNTVYNPAAASGLVMQGQYRDIHSKYYSTQGNFSVAKRFDTGIGSHDIKLGLYASAYGESSRTTYQNYLIEVAGKPRTLDLVAYNAAGTELGRVTDNGVLSYAATLSQGDADAKMFALYANDTWEVIPGLRIDAGIRHERYDYKGWAALTTQANLGSTTTLADDTTRAFTGAIVNAQLKPSVTNWTVGANYDFSANVGIYGRASHLETPPNVQTVMSINPTIITTVADQFEAGLKLASGRSYLYVTGFYTNFDPLNASFLAFDPTTGRNDVNIPFIGEAKVKGVEFDASVAVTPWFTLNGALTISDPKYKSFQSSTGANPEQVEGNQIVRQPKIYGNIRPSFDFQTGETDISVYGRYTYMGKRFVDLYNNTALPAYGTVGAGLTARHGSWQMQVVGDNLFNAHGLTEGNTRTDSLSGQGSAEAIYGRPIFGRNFRLVISKSW; encoded by the coding sequence ATGACCAAGACCATTTTTGCCACCGGCACGGCCTTTGCCGCGCTCTGTTCCGCCTTCATCACCCCCGCCTTCGCGCAGGACGTTGCCCCTGCGCAGCAGCCCGCCGAAGCGGGCGAAGCACAGGGCGACATCATCGTCACCGGATCCACCCGCGCGCAGCGCCGGTTCGACGTATCCTATGCGATCAACACAATCTCTAACGAGGATGTGGAAAAGATTGCGCCCGTCAACTTCGCTGACCTGATCGGCCAGTTGCCCGGTTTCCAGACCGAAATCACCGGCGGCGAAGTGCAGAATATCTACCGTATTCGCGGCCTGCCCAATGATGGCGGCTTCGTCAGCTTCCAGCAGGACGGCCTGCCGCTGTTCCACGAAAATGACGGCGTGTTCTTCCGTGGCGACGCGATCCTGAAACAAGATCTGATGACCGACCATGTCGAAGTCGTGCGCGGCGGCCCGGCCCCCGTTTATGCCAGCTATTCCGGCGCGATCATCAACGCCATCACGGTGACGGGCAGCGACACTCCGCGTGGCAAGGCGCAACTGACGCTGGGCGATACCGGCCTCTATCGCCTCGACGCCTATCAGGCAGGGCCGCTTGGCAAGAACACCTATTATGCGATCGGCGGCTTCATGCGCCTGCATGACGGCTATCGCGACAATGGCTTTCCCAACGACAAGGGCGGCCAGATCCGCGCGAACATCAAGCATGATCTGGACAATGGCTCGATCAAGCTGAGCCTGAACTATGTCAACGATCACAATGTGTTCTATCTGCCGATCCCGATTGCCGATCCGCGCAATCCGGCCGTGTCGCTCAACCCCTATATCGACTTTTTCGAAGGCACGATGAATTCGCCCGCGCTGCGCAACGTCAACCTGAAATATCGTGATGGCGCAGGCGTGATACAGAATCAAACCAGCGACCTGTCCGATGGCCGTCATATGCAGATGATCAACATCGGCGCGCAATATGAAGCGGATTTCGACGGCTGGCTGGTGTCGGCCAAGGCAGGTTATACCCAGGGTCAGCTGGATTTCACCGCTTTCTATTCGACCACCAACCCGGCCGACGCGACCAGCTTCGCCAATGGCTATCTGGCCCGTGCGACCACGGCATTCGGCGCAGTCAGCCGCTTTGCCTATGTGCTGGCCGGCACCAACACAGTCTATAACCCCGCCGCCGCATCGGGCCTGGTCATGCAGGGCCAGTATCGCGACATTCATTCCAAATATTATTCGACGCAGGGCAATTTCTCGGTCGCCAAGCGGTTCGACACCGGCATTGGCAGCCATGACATCAAGCTGGGCCTCTATGCCAGCGCCTATGGCGAAAGCAGCCGCACAACCTACCAGAATTACCTGATCGAAGTGGCGGGCAAGCCGCGCACACTCGATCTGGTCGCGTATAACGCAGCGGGTACGGAACTGGGCCGTGTCACCGACAATGGCGTGCTGAGCTATGCCGCGACCCTGAGCCAGGGTGACGCGGATGCCAAGATGTTCGCGCTCTACGCCAACGACACCTGGGAAGTGATCCCCGGCCTGCGTATCGACGCGGGCATCCGCCACGAACGCTATGATTATAAGGGCTGGGCCGCGCTGACCACGCAGGCCAATCTGGGCAGCACCACGACGCTGGCAGACGACACGACCCGCGCCTTTACCGGGGCGATCGTCAATGCGCAGTTGAAGCCAAGCGTCACCAACTGGACGGTCGGTGCGAATTACGACTTCAGCGCCAATGTCGGCATCTATGGCCGCGCGTCGCATCTGGAAACGCCACCCAACGTTCAGACGGTGATGAGCATCAACCCGACGATCATCACGACCGTCGCCGACCAGTTCGAAGCGGGGCTGAAACTCGCATCGGGTCGCTCCTACCTCTATGTCACGGGTTTCTATACCAATTTCGACCCGTTAAATGCTTCGTTCCTGGCATTTGACCCGACGACCGGGCGCAATGACGTGAACATTCCCTTCATCGGCGAGGCGAAGGTCAAGGGCGTAGAGTTCGACGCATCGGTCGCGGTAACGCCCTGGTTCACGCTGAACGGCGCGCTGACGATCAGCGACCCCAAATATAAGAGTTTCCAGAGTTCGACTGGCGCGAACCCGGAACAGGTCGAAGGCAACCAGATCGTCCGCCAGCCCAAAATCTATGGCAATATCCGCCCCAGCTTCGACTTCCAGACGGGCGAGACGGACATATCGGTTTATGGCCGCTACACCTATATGGGGAAGCGCTTCGTCGACCTGTATAACAATACTGCCCTGCCCGCTTATGGCACGGTCGGCGCAGGGCTGACTGCGCGTCATGGCAGCTGGCAGATGCAGGTGGTGGGCGACAATCTGTTCAATGCCCATGGCCTGACCGAAGGCAATACCCGCACCGACTCTCTGAGCGGTCAGGGTAGCGCGGAAGCGATCTATGGTCGTCCGATCTTCGGCCGTAACTTCCGCCTCGTCATCAGCAAGTCCTGGTGA
- a CDS encoding ROK family transcriptional regulator has translation MHFPTFEKDQRRILHLLRKSGPLSRSALATALEISGTALTRLSRDLLALGVVEEMADSESQGRGRPAVPLRLAAKGGYAVGATAHKGLLDLSLVDFTGATIATHHEAIDPIAPKAFARKVRGLTHEMVDRHGLLGQRMLGIGIAVPGPSLSLAGDRWSVVDVLPGWRDAPLREIFSAELGWPLWIENDANAAAIAEYYLGGLMRDFSTIVVLLLGFGIGAGVIVDGRLVRGQFGVAGEIGCLFPGDQPRPSPLDLLAILRASGCDISSVAQIDLAAPDQAPTIENWLDRAAQQLEIVANTAFAWLDPGAIMLAGTLPPPILHGLADRLDRADLVTMLGQRRPPVRVSMLTGSPITLGAALLPIHALSAEI, from the coding sequence GTGCATTTTCCGACCTTTGAAAAGGACCAGCGGCGCATCCTGCACCTGCTGCGCAAGTCCGGTCCGTTGTCGCGGTCCGCGCTGGCGACCGCGCTGGAAATCAGCGGAACGGCGCTTACCCGCCTGTCGCGCGACTTGCTGGCGCTGGGCGTGGTGGAGGAAATGGCCGACAGCGAATCGCAGGGCCGGGGCCGCCCTGCCGTGCCGCTGCGGTTGGCGGCCAAGGGCGGCTATGCGGTGGGCGCGACGGCGCACAAAGGTCTGCTCGACCTGTCGCTGGTCGATTTCACCGGCGCGACGATCGCGACGCATCATGAAGCGATCGACCCGATAGCGCCCAAGGCATTCGCGCGAAAAGTGCGTGGCCTGACACATGAAATGGTCGATCGCCATGGCCTGCTGGGGCAACGGATGCTGGGCATCGGCATCGCCGTGCCGGGACCGTCGCTCTCGCTCGCCGGGGATAGGTGGAGCGTTGTCGATGTGTTGCCGGGATGGCGCGACGCGCCGCTGCGCGAGATATTTTCCGCCGAACTGGGTTGGCCATTATGGATCGAAAATGATGCCAATGCCGCCGCGATCGCCGAATATTATCTGGGCGGGCTGATGCGGGATTTTTCCACCATCGTCGTGCTGCTGCTGGGGTTCGGCATTGGCGCGGGCGTCATTGTCGATGGGCGTCTGGTGCGTGGTCAATTTGGCGTGGCGGGGGAAATTGGCTGCCTGTTTCCCGGCGACCAGCCACGCCCCAGTCCACTCGACCTTCTTGCCATACTGCGCGCCAGTGGCTGCGATATTTCCTCCGTCGCGCAGATAGACCTGGCCGCCCCGGATCAGGCGCCGACAATCGAAAACTGGCTGGACCGCGCGGCGCAGCAACTGGAAATCGTCGCCAACACGGCCTTCGCCTGGCTTGATCCCGGCGCGATCATGCTCGCTGGCACGCTGCCTCCGCCGATCCTGCATGGCCTCGCCGACCGACTCGATCGCGCAGACCTCGTCACCATGCTCGGCCAGCGTCGTCCCCCTGTGCGCGTGTCCATGCTGACAGGATCGCCGATAACATTGGGCGCTGCATTATTGCCGATCCACGCGCTTTCCGCAGAAATATAG
- a CDS encoding transglutaminase-like domain-containing protein has translation MLIRCGYDIQFVTDTKTAMMALLNVHPSRHQDLRTPQRLMASPDIPLYQFEDGFGNVATRLAIPAGGVTLSCDFVIEDDGEPDVRAPDGPQTPVEDLPDAVMPYLLGSRYCETDRLMQVAWGNFAHYLSARDRVDAIVDFVHNHIQFGYHFARSDKTAWNAYQERQGVCRDFAHLAVTLCRCMNIPARYCTGYLGDIGIPPVDAPMDFSAWFDVYIDGDWYTYDARHNKPRIGRILMARGRDATDVALTTAFGTANLVRFDVHTDEVQSID, from the coding sequence ATGCTGATCCGCTGCGGATATGATATTCAGTTCGTTACTGACACCAAGACCGCGATGATGGCGTTGTTGAACGTGCATCCTTCGCGCCATCAGGATTTGCGCACGCCCCAGCGGTTGATGGCCAGCCCGGACATACCGCTTTATCAGTTCGAGGACGGGTTCGGCAATGTCGCCACCCGACTGGCCATTCCGGCAGGGGGCGTCACTTTGTCCTGCGATTTCGTGATCGAGGATGATGGCGAGCCGGACGTGCGCGCGCCCGATGGCCCTCAGACGCCGGTCGAGGATCTGCCCGACGCGGTCATGCCCTATCTGCTGGGCAGTCGCTATTGCGAAACCGACCGGCTGATGCAGGTCGCTTGGGGGAATTTTGCGCATTATCTGTCGGCGCGGGACCGGGTCGATGCGATCGTCGATTTCGTCCACAATCATATCCAGTTCGGCTATCATTTCGCGCGGTCGGACAAGACGGCCTGGAACGCCTATCAGGAACGGCAGGGCGTGTGCCGCGATTTTGCGCATCTGGCCGTGACGCTATGCCGGTGCATGAACATCCCGGCGCGCTATTGCACCGGCTATCTGGGCGACATCGGTATTCCGCCGGTGGATGCACCGATGGATTTCAGCGCGTGGTTCGATGTTTATATCGATGGCGACTGGTACACATATGACGCACGGCATAACAAGCCGCGCATCGGCCGCATATTGATGGCGCGCGGGCGCGACGCCACCGATGTCGCGTTGACCACGGCATTTGGCACGGCCAATCTGGTGCGGTTCGACGTGCATACCGACGAAGTTCAGTCGATCGATTGA
- a CDS encoding transglutaminase N-terminal domain-containing protein produces MPLLTIHHVTAYRYQQPVSLGEHRIMMRPREAFDQRLLSARLDIDPPPSELRWLHDVFGNAVAIALFNQRASRLIVTSEMTLDHAPIAQRQVDVEAYARLFPFTYSSEDMPDLLRSIEREYHDPERIVDNWARGFVSNNGNTETIALLTQIATGIQREFTYVPRHEKGTQSPIETLKKRQGTCRDFAVLMIEAVRALGFAARFVSGYVYNPSRSEGVVGGGNTHAWVRIFLPGSGWVEFDPTNGIIGNRGLIRVAIARDPFQALPMSGTWFGPPASFLGMDVTVDVRRADPALFSPTDHGAINSRAIGVSGK; encoded by the coding sequence ATGCCGTTGCTGACCATTCATCATGTCACTGCCTATCGTTATCAGCAGCCAGTATCCTTGGGTGAACATCGCATCATGATGCGCCCGCGCGAAGCATTTGACCAGCGCCTGCTGTCGGCGCGGCTGGACATCGACCCGCCGCCCAGCGAGTTGCGCTGGCTGCACGACGTTTTTGGCAACGCGGTCGCGATCGCCTTGTTCAACCAGCGCGCATCGCGGCTGATCGTCACCAGCGAAATGACGCTGGACCACGCACCGATCGCGCAAAGGCAGGTGGATGTCGAAGCCTATGCCCGGCTGTTCCCCTTCACCTATTCGTCGGAGGACATGCCCGACCTGCTGCGGTCGATCGAACGGGAATATCATGACCCCGAACGGATCGTCGACAATTGGGCGCGCGGGTTCGTCAGTAACAACGGCAATACCGAAACGATCGCTCTGCTCACGCAGATCGCCACCGGCATCCAACGGGAATTCACTTATGTCCCGCGCCATGAAAAAGGCACCCAGTCGCCGATCGAAACGCTGAAGAAACGGCAGGGGACGTGCCGCGACTTTGCCGTATTGATGATCGAGGCGGTGCGGGCGCTGGGTTTCGCCGCGCGGTTCGTGTCAGGCTATGTCTACAACCCGTCCCGATCGGAAGGGGTGGTCGGGGGCGGCAATACCCATGCCTGGGTGCGCATCTTCCTGCCCGGATCGGGCTGGGTCGAATTTGATCCGACCAACGGCATCATCGGCAATCGCGGCCTGATCCGCGTCGCCATCGCGCGCGATCCTTTTCAGGCGCTGCCGATGTCCGGCACCTGGTTTGGCCCGCCCGCCAGTTTCCTGGGGATGGACGTAACGGTCGATGTCCGTCGCGCCGACCCGGCCCTGTTTTCCCCGACCGACCATGGTGCCATCAACAGCCGAGCCATCGGCGTTTCAGGAAAGTGA
- a CDS encoding N-formylglutamate amidohydrolase — protein MAGRTAYGLLGPNDPAPFGLFNAQGRSPFLLIGDHAGCAFPAALGDMGLDAQDRGRHIAIDIGIYGLGHALARLLDAPFLHQPYSRLVIDCNRDPLHPDAIPSMSDGTWIGGNDGLDDAARTARIAAIHNPYHRAITDLITTRAAAGHQTILLSLHSFTPVMAGIARPWHVGIMHWTGYVHVAVAMLAALRSDPALTVGDNQPYAMDATDYTVPFHASAHALPYAEIEVRQDLIGDVAGQSSWAQRLADAARQALPA, from the coding sequence ATGGCCGGGCGCACGGCATATGGTCTGTTGGGTCCGAATGATCCGGCGCCGTTCGGGCTGTTCAACGCGCAAGGGCGCTCCCCGTTCCTGCTGATCGGCGATCATGCCGGTTGCGCCTTTCCCGCCGCGCTGGGCGACATGGGGCTGGATGCGCAGGACCGGGGCCGTCACATCGCGATCGACATCGGCATATATGGCCTGGGCCATGCGCTCGCCCGCTTGCTCGACGCGCCCTTCCTGCATCAACCCTATTCGCGGCTGGTGATCGATTGTAACCGCGATCCCCTGCACCCTGACGCGATTCCATCCATGTCCGATGGGACATGGATCGGCGGCAATGACGGGTTGGACGATGCGGCAAGGACCGCCCGGATCGCGGCGATCCATAACCCCTATCATCGCGCCATAACGGACCTGATCACTACCCGCGCCGCCGCCGGGCATCAGACGATCCTGCTGTCTTTGCACAGTTTTACGCCGGTCATGGCAGGCATCGCCCGGCCCTGGCATGTCGGGATCATGCATTGGACAGGCTATGTCCATGTCGCTGTCGCAATGCTGGCTGCGCTACGTTCCGATCCGGCCCTGACGGTCGGCGATAATCAGCCTTATGCGATGGATGCCACCGACTATACCGTGCCATTCCATGCCTCCGCCCACGCGCTGCCCTATGCGGAGATCGAGGTGCGGCAAGACCTGATCGGCGATGTCGCGGGGCAATCATCATGGGCGCAACGGCTTGCCGATGCGGCGCGACAAGCCTTGCCCGCTTGA
- a CDS encoding alpha/beta hydrolase family esterase, whose amino-acid sequence MTRLSATIAQLAKLRPAAFPDGDAASTDRLSDISAFGTNPGALRARYYLPDDLAAGAPLVVVLHGCTQTAGGYDRGAGWSQLADELGFAVLLPEQQRANNPNLCFNWFSPADSARGKGEACSIAQMIATMVANHDIDERRIFVTGLSAGGAMASIMLASYPEIFAGGAIIAGLPHGSAASVGDAFARMRGEGYPSDARLTTLVRDASDHDGPWPTISVWQGSADRTVAPSNAERIVAQWTGVHGVADVAPERHIVDGTPCRIWRDAQGRSVVEAYDIMGMGHGTPLSSLGPDGCGTPAPYMLEAGISSTRHIARSWGLAAPADRGNTPKTDRTSPAPAHPTLHPSVMAKNGAGVAAIIEDALRKAGLMRR is encoded by the coding sequence ATGACCCGATTAAGTGCCACGATTGCGCAACTGGCCAAACTACGCCCGGCTGCCTTTCCCGACGGCGACGCTGCATCGACCGACCGTCTGAGCGACATCAGCGCATTTGGCACCAACCCCGGTGCCTTGCGTGCCAGATATTATCTGCCGGACGATCTGGCGGCTGGCGCGCCGCTGGTCGTCGTGCTGCATGGCTGCACCCAGACGGCAGGCGGCTATGATCGTGGCGCGGGCTGGTCGCAACTGGCCGATGAACTGGGCTTTGCCGTGCTGTTGCCGGAGCAGCAACGCGCCAATAATCCCAATCTGTGCTTCAACTGGTTTTCCCCGGCTGACTCGGCACGGGGTAAGGGAGAAGCCTGCTCCATCGCACAGATGATTGCCACGATGGTCGCGAATCACGACATCGATGAGCGGCGAATATTCGTGACCGGCCTGTCCGCCGGGGGCGCGATGGCGTCGATCATGCTGGCGAGCTATCCTGAAATATTTGCCGGTGGTGCAATCATTGCCGGCTTGCCCCACGGCAGTGCAGCATCGGTCGGCGATGCCTTTGCCCGGATGCGGGGGGAGGGTTATCCTTCCGACGCGCGACTGACGACGCTGGTCCGTGACGCATCGGACCATGACGGACCATGGCCGACCATTTCGGTGTGGCAGGGCAGTGCGGACCGGACGGTAGCGCCGTCCAATGCAGAACGTATCGTCGCGCAATGGACGGGCGTGCATGGCGTTGCCGATGTGGCACCCGAACGCCATATCGTCGACGGAACCCCATGCCGGATCTGGCGCGATGCACAGGGTCGATCAGTCGTCGAAGCCTATGACATCATGGGCATGGGGCATGGCACACCGCTAAGCAGTCTGGGGCCGGACGGATGCGGCACGCCTGCACCCTATATGCTGGAGGCTGGCATATCGTCCACGCGGCACATTGCCCGGTCGTGGGGGCTGGCGGCCCCTGCGGATCGAGGCAATACGCCCAAGACGGATAGAACGTCACCAGCGCCCGCGCACCCAACTTTGCACCCGTCCGTCATGGCGAAGAACGGCGCAGGGGTTGCGGCGATTATCGAGGACGCGCTGCGCAAGGCCGGTCTTATGCGGCGATGA
- a CDS encoding electron transfer flavoprotein subunit alpha/FixB family protein yields the protein MKTLVWVEHEGGAVKDATLSAVTAASQLGEVHLLVAGEGVGGVADAAAQIAGVGKVHVADDAAFGHALAENIAPLIVELMGHHDAFVAPATSNGKNIAPRVAALLDVMQLSDILSVESDGTFTRPIYAGNAIATVRSKDAKKVITVRGTAFEKAARDGGSGVVEAVASTGDKGLSSFVGAEIAKLERPELTSAKIIVSGGRALKDGPTFEEVIFPLADKLGAAVGASRAAVDAGYVPNDYQVGQTGKIVAPEVYVAVGISGAIQHLAGMKDSKTIIAINKDEDAPIFQVADIGLVGDLFKIVPELTAKL from the coding sequence ATGAAAACGCTGGTATGGGTTGAACATGAAGGCGGCGCGGTCAAGGACGCGACGCTCTCGGCCGTCACCGCTGCTTCGCAGCTGGGCGAAGTGCATTTGTTGGTCGCTGGCGAAGGCGTCGGCGGCGTGGCCGATGCCGCCGCGCAGATTGCGGGCGTGGGCAAGGTGCATGTCGCCGACGACGCGGCCTTTGGCCATGCGCTGGCGGAGAATATCGCGCCGCTGATCGTGGAACTGATGGGGCATCATGATGCTTTCGTCGCGCCGGCCACGAGCAATGGCAAGAATATCGCGCCGCGTGTCGCCGCGCTGCTGGACGTGATGCAGCTGTCGGACATATTGTCGGTCGAGAGCGACGGCACGTTCACGCGGCCCATCTATGCGGGCAATGCGATTGCCACGGTCCGCAGCAAGGACGCCAAGAAGGTCATCACCGTGCGCGGCACCGCGTTCGAGAAGGCGGCGCGGGACGGCGGTTCGGGCGTGGTCGAAGCGGTGGCATCGACCGGGGACAAGGGACTGTCGTCCTTTGTCGGCGCAGAGATCGCCAAGCTGGAGCGTCCCGAACTGACCAGTGCGAAGATCATCGTGTCGGGTGGCCGGGCATTGAAGGACGGGCCGACGTTCGAGGAAGTGATCTTCCCGCTGGCCGACAAGCTGGGCGCGGCCGTCGGTGCGAGCCGGGCGGCAGTGGACGCAGGTTATGTGCCGAACGATTATCAGGTCGGGCAGACCGGCAAGATCGTGGCGCCTGAAGTCTATGTCGCGGTCGGCATTTCCGGGGCGATCCAGCATCTTGCCGGAATGAAGGACAGCAAGACCATCATCGCCATCAACAAGGATGAGGACGCCCCGATATTCCAGGTGGCCGACATCGGGCTGGTCGGCGATCTGTTCAAGATCGTGCCGGAGCTTACCGCCAAGCTGTAA
- a CDS encoding electron transfer flavoprotein subunit beta/FixA family protein — MKILVPVKRVIDYNVKPRVKADGTGVDLANVKMSMNPFDEIAIEEAIRLKEKGVATEVIAVSIGVAKAQETLRTSLAMGADRAILIQTDEDVEPLGVAKLLAKVQEEEGAGLIILGKQAIDDDSNQTGQMLAALLGLPQGTFASKVEVADGSVSVTREVDGGLETVKLSLPAIITTDLRLNEPRYASLPNIMKAKSKPLAQKTPADYGVDISARLETLKVVEPPKRTAGVKVADVDELVAKLKAMGVAA, encoded by the coding sequence ATGAAGATCCTTGTGCCTGTGAAGCGGGTGATTGATTATAATGTGAAGCCGCGTGTGAAGGCGGACGGGACGGGTGTTGATCTTGCCAATGTGAAGATGAGCATGAATCCGTTTGACGAGATAGCGATCGAGGAAGCGATCCGCCTGAAGGAAAAGGGCGTGGCGACCGAGGTGATTGCGGTGTCGATCGGTGTGGCGAAGGCGCAGGAAACGCTGCGGACTTCGCTGGCCATGGGTGCCGACCGGGCGATTTTGATCCAGACCGACGAGGATGTCGAGCCGCTGGGCGTGGCCAAGTTGCTGGCCAAGGTGCAGGAAGAGGAAGGCGCTGGCCTGATCATCCTGGGCAAGCAGGCGATCGACGATGACAGCAACCAGACCGGCCAGATGCTGGCCGCGCTGCTGGGCCTGCCGCAGGGCACGTTCGCCAGCAAGGTCGAGGTTGCCGATGGCAGCGTTTCGGTGACGCGCGAAGTCGATGGCGGGCTGGAGACGGTGAAGCTGTCGCTGCCCGCGATCATCACCACCGACCTGCGTTTGAACGAGCCGCGCTATGCTTCGCTGCCCAACATCATGAAGGCGAAATCCAAGCCTTTGGCGCAGAAAACCCCCGCCGATTATGGCGTGGACATCAGCGCCCGGCTGGAAACGCTCAAGGTCGTCGAACCGCCCAAGCGGACGGCGGGCGTGAAGGTCGCCGATGTTGATGAACTGGTCGCCAAGCTCAAGGCCATGGGAGTAGCCGCATGA
- a CDS encoding FadR/GntR family transcriptional regulator: protein MASTPSTKPSFAPIKTRRAFEVICEQIREQLAAGTLKAGDKLPAERELAVEFQVSRSALREALRSLEVAGIIRNVKGAKGGAFVQTAEPDRIVQAMQDYVHLGDISLGELTEARLALQDIIVRLACARATETDLAELEAIAERTKQETSVEARYACAVEYYAVLARATKNRIFGIFVDSLSAILHEFVRGPDYETLQQSLIESRFKLVRHLRARDEEAAVAEMRKHLERVHRHVRKNSKAAAKG from the coding sequence ATGGCATCGACCCCGTCCACCAAGCCCAGTTTCGCCCCCATCAAAACGCGGCGTGCGTTTGAAGTGATTTGCGAGCAGATTCGCGAGCAATTGGCCGCAGGCACGCTCAAGGCCGGGGACAAGCTGCCCGCCGAACGCGAACTCGCGGTGGAATTTCAGGTCAGTCGCAGCGCGTTGCGCGAGGCGCTGCGCAGTCTGGAGGTCGCGGGGATCATCCGCAATGTGAAGGGTGCGAAGGGCGGGGCGTTCGTGCAGACGGCCGAGCCGGACCGGATCGTGCAGGCGATGCAGGATTATGTCCATCTGGGCGACATTTCGCTGGGCGAACTGACCGAGGCGCGGTTGGCTTTGCAGGATATCATCGTCCGGCTGGCGTGCGCGCGCGCCACGGAAACCGACCTGGCCGAATTGGAGGCGATTGCCGAGCGGACCAAGCAGGAAACCAGCGTGGAGGCGCGCTATGCCTGCGCCGTGGAATATTATGCTGTGCTGGCGCGAGCGACCAAGAACCGCATCTTCGGCATATTCGTGGATTCGCTGTCGGCGATCCTACATGAATTTGTGCGCGGTCCCGATTATGAAACGTTGCAGCAATCGCTGATCGAGAGCCGGTTCAAGCTGGTGCGGCATTTGCGGGCGAGGGATGAGGAGGCCGCCGTCGCGGAAATGCGCAAGCATCTGGAGCGGGTGCATCGCCATGTCCGCAAGAATAGCAAGGCCGCCGCCAAGGGCTGA